The genomic window AAATTACTATAAGTAGAATTTTTAGAAAATAATTTATCAGAAGTTTTATTTATAATCTTACTTTCTCCTGTGATGGCTGATTGAGAAACTAAAACTTTATTTTTAATAAGTCTTATATCTCCACAAACCTTATCTCCAACAGAAAGAATTACAATATCACCTACTAATAAATCTTTACTTTGAATTTTTAAAATTTTTCCTTCCCTTCTTACAAAAATTTCACTTTCTATTTTAGAAAAAAGATTTTTGGCTCTAAGATTAGATTTTAATTCTTGAAAAAATCTTATTCCACCACCTAATAATAAAAATATAATCATAAAAAAAGACATCATTTTATTTTCAGTAAAATTTTTACCATCTATGAAATATGAAATTATAGCAATAAAAAATAAAAGTAAATTAAAAAAATTAAAAAAGGATTTTTTCAAACAATCTAAAATTAAAAGTTTTTTAGAAAAATTTATTATATTTTTTCCATATTTTTTATTATTAATATTTATTTGAGAATTTTTAAGTCCATTTTCAGAGGAATTAAAAATTTTATAAATCTCATTTATATCTTTAGAACTTATAGACCTTAAAAAATCTAAATATATATCTTTTTCCATACAACCTCCTTATATATTTATATTATACCATAGAAAAAAATTAGTAAGATAAAAAGCAAGAAAATCGCAAGAATTTAACCATATTATTTATTTTGACTTTTTTATATCATATCTATGTAACAAAAATACTTAATCAAAGGAGGGTGAAAATGAGAATTAATAAAAATTTTCGTAACACTATTGAAACACAAAATAAAATTTTAAAAAAGGAGAAAATGAAAGAAAAGATTTTTTATTCTTCATCTAATGCCTGTGAAGAATTATTAAAAAAGTTTAATAGTTCTATCAAGGGATTAGATGAAAAAAAGGTTGTAGAACACAGAAATTTGTATGGAAAAAATATAGTTACTCATGAAAAAAAGAAAACTCTTTTAAAAAAAGTCGTAGAATCTTTTGTAAATCCATTTACAGCTATATTATTTTTCTTAGCAATAGTTTCAATATTTACAGATATTATTGTACCAATATATCAAAATAATCCTGAAGAAATTTCTATTCTAACAGTAAGTATAATTTTAATTATGGTCTTTATGTCAGGAGCTTTAAGATTTATTCAAGAATCTCGTTCAGGAAATGCTGCTGAAAAATTATTAGCTATGATTACAACTACTTGTACAGTTATAAGAAAGGAAGAGGGAGAAAAAGAGATTCCTTTAGATGAATTAGTTGTAGGAGATGTAATTCATCTTTCAGCTGGTGATATGTTACCAGCTGATGTAAGAATTTTAGAAGCAAAAGATTTATTTGTAAGTCAGTCAGCTATTACAGGAGAAAGTGACCCTATAGAAAAAATTTCTAAAATAAATGAAGAAGAAAATATTTCTATTACTGATTTACAAAATATTGCTTTTATGGGAAGTAGTGTTATAAGTGGAACTGCTTTGGCTTTAGTAATTTCAGTAGGAGATGATACTTTATTTGGAAATATTGCTTCATCTGTATCAGAAGAATCTATTGAAACAAGTTTTTCTAAAGGGGTAAACTCTGTGTCTTGGGTTTTAATTCGTTTTATGTTGGTAATGGTTCCAGTTGTATTTTTTATAAATGGAATGACAAAAGGAAATTGGCTTGAGGCTTTTTTATTTGCTATCTCTATAGCTGTTGGTTTAACTCCAGAAATGTTACCTATGATAGTAACTACTTGTCTAGCTAAAGGAGCTGTTTCAATGTCGAAGAAAAAAACTATAGTAAAAAATTTAAATTCAATTCAAAATTTTGGAGCTATAGATATTTTATGTACAGATAAAACAGGAACTCTTACTCAAGATAAAGTTGTATTAGAATATCATATGGATGTAGAAGGAAAAGAAGATACAAGAATTTTAAGACATGCTTATTTAAATAGTTATTTTCAGACAGGATATAAAAATCTTATGGATTTAGCAATAATTGAAAAAACTGAAGAGGAAGAAAATGAAAATCCACAATTAGTGGATTTATCAAAAGAATATCATAAAATTGATGAAATTCCTTTTGATTTTACAAGAAGAAGATTATCTACAATAGTTGAAGATAGAAAAGGAAAACGTCAAATGATTACAAAGGGAGCAGTTGAAGAGATGCTTTCTGTTTGTAAATATGTAGAACTTGAAAATGAAGTAAAAGAATTAGATGAAAAAATTATAAAAAATATTTTAAAAACAGTAAACAGATTTAATGAAGATGGCTTTAGAGTTATAGCTATAGCACAAAAAACAAATATTCCAATAGTTGAAACTTACTCAATAGATGAAGAAAATGAAATGGTATTAATTGGATATTTAGCTTTTTTAGACCCACCAAAAGAATCTACAACTGAAGCTATAAAAACTTTAAAAGAATATGGAGTAAAAACAAAAATTCTTACAGGAGATAATGAGAAAGTTACAAGATGTATTTGTAAACAAGTTGGATTAGAAATAAATAATTTACTTTTAGGTTCTGATATAGAAAAAATGAGTGAGATAGAACTTATGAAAGCTGTTGAAGAAACAAATGTATTTGCTAAATTATCTCCTGAACAAAAAACAAAAATTGTTACTTCACTTCGTAATAATGGACATATAGTTGGATTTATGGGAGATGGAATCAATGATGCCTCAGCTATGAAGGCAGCTGATATAGGAATTTCTGTTGATACAGCAGTAGATATAGCTAAAGAATCAGCTGATATAATTCTTTTAGAAAAAGATTTAATGGTTTTAGAAGAGGGAATAATAGAAGGACGTAAAACTTATGCTAATATGATTAAATATATAAAAATGACAGCTTCTTCAAATTTTGGAAATATGTTTTCAGTATTGGCTGCTTCAGCTTTATTACCATTTTTGCCAATGGAAAGTATCCATCTAATACTTTTAAATTTAATTTATGATTTATCTTGTGGAGCTATTCCTTGGGATAATGTTGATGAAGATTTTATAAAACTTCCTAAAAAATGGGATGCTTCAAGTATAGGAAACTTTATGATATGGTTAGGTCCTACAAGTTCTATATTTGATTGGACAACTTATGCTTTTATGTATTTTATTTTCTGTCCTTTCTTTGTATCTCATGGAGTACTTTTTAATGATTTAGTAAATCATTATAGTGGAGCTGAACTTCTTCAAATGAAACAAAATTATATAGCTATGTTTCAAGCTGGTTGGTTTGTAGAGTCTATGTGGAGTCAAACTTTAGTAATTCATATGATTCGTACAAAAAAAATTCCATTTATTCAAAGCCATGCTTCTGGTTCTTTAACTTTCCTAACTTTTACAGGAATAATAATTCTTACAATAATTCCTTTCACAAGTTTTGGAAAAGCTATAGGATTTATACCTTTACCATCTTCATATTTTGGATATTTAATTCCTTGTATCTTATTATATATGGGACTTGCTACAAGTTTAAAGAAAGCCTATGTAAAACATTTTGGAGAATTATTATAAAAGGAGGTAATAATTATGAACTGGACAAATATTTGGTTAAAGTTATTTAATACAACAAATTTATTAGGAATTGATATGGGATTTTGGGTATCAATAGGAATAACTTTGATAATAGTTGCTGTTATGAATATTATTTTTTGGTCTCAAAAAACTTATAAAAAATAGATAGATTACATTGTGGGAGAGTTAAAAAGATAGACTCTCCCTTTTTATAAGAAAATTTAAAATATTTATTTTCAATATCTTTTTTTATTATAAGTGAATTAATATTTTCTTTTGTTATTTCCTCTAAAAAATTTTCAAAAATTAAAGAATAATTAATTTTTTTATTAGTAGAAAAATTTATATTATTAATACTTTCTTTTTTTATTTTAAAATCTTTACTTTCAATTTTTTCAAAACCTAAAATTTCAAGTTTAAATATAATATATTTTAGCCAAAAAATAATATTTTCTTTTTCTAGAATAGAAAAATTTTTTTCCTCTTTAGCTAAAATATCTCTTATATATTGTTCAACTTTGCTTAAAATAATAGAATTACATTTTTGACAACAAGGAAGATAAGCATTATGAAAAGAAAAAAGACAACTGTTTTCATTATAAAAACCAAGTTTTATATTTTTTTCAAAAGTCCATTGTGGGATTATATGCTCTTTTGTAATTCTTTTATCATTCCCACATAAAATACAAAAATTTATCTCTTTATTTTTAGTAAATAAGTTTAATGTTTTATTCAAGTTTATTTTTATTATATTTTTAATTTCGTTTATAGATTTATTCATAAAATTCTCCTTAATAAATATTTCTAATTTTACTTTAAATTTATATGAAAATCAATAAAAAAATATTGAAATACAAAGATTTTTTAGATTTGTAAAAAAAATAGTTGTATAAAAATTTTATTTATGATATACTGTCTTCTATATAAAAACAGATGTGTTTAAAATAAAAAAAGGAGATTTTGAAATGAGAGAGTTACTAAAAAAATGGACAAGTATTAGTTTAATAAAAAGAATAATAGTAGGTTTAATAATAGGAGGAACTTTAGCTTATATAGCTCCAGAGAAATTAAGTGGAATTGTTTTATTAGGAGATTTATTTGTAGGAGCTTTAAAATCAATAGCACCTGTTTTAGTTTTTGTACTTGTTATGGCAGCTATATTACAACATCAAAAAGGACAAAAAACAAATATGAAATCAATTATAAGTTTATATCTTTTTGGAACTTTTATAGCTTCTGTAGTTGCTGTAGTAGGAAGTTTTGTATATCCAGTTGAATTAGTATTAAAGGCTGGAGAAAATTCTATAGTACCACCTGAAAATATTTATGGAGTTTTAAAAGGACTTTTGATGAATTTAGTTGATAACCCTGTTAATGCTCTATTAAGAGGAAATTATATAGGTATTTTATTTTGGAGTATAACTTTTGGATTCTTTTTAAGAGAAGCTACAGAAAATACTAAAAAAGTTATAATAGAAATATCAGAAGTAGTTTTAAATACAGTAAAATTTGTTATAGAATTTGCTCCATTTGGTATTATGGGGCTTATATTTAATTCAATGCGTACAAGTGGAATAGCAAGTTTACTAGTTTATGGAAAACTAATTGTATTATTATTAGCTTGTATGTTCTTTACAGCTTTTGTAGTAAATCCTATAATAACTTATATAATGATAAGACAAAATCCATACCCATTAGTATTAAAATGTACAAGAGAGAGTGGGATTACAGCTTTCTTTACAAGAAGTTCAGCAGCGAATATTCCTGTAAATATGGATTTATGTGATAGACTTGGATTAGATAAAGAAGTTTATTCAGTTTCAATTCCTTTAGGAGCTACAATAAATATGGGAGGAGCAGCTATCACAATATCTGTTTTTGCTTTAAGTGCTGCTCACACTTTAGGAATACAAGTGGATTTTTTCTCAGCAATACTTTTAAGTGTTCTATCAGCTATTAGTGCTTGTGGAGCTTCTGGAGTGGCTGGAGGTTCTCTACTTTTAATTCCACTTGCTTGTAGTTTATTTGGAATTCCAAATGATATAGCAATGCAAGTTGTTGGAGTTGGGTTTATAATTGGAGTAATTCAGGATTCATGTGAAACAGCTTTAAACTCTTCTACAGATGTATTATTTACAAGTATAGCTGAATTTTCAAACTGGAGAAAAGAAGGAAAAGAAATAGCTATAAAATAAATCAATCCTAAGAAATATAAAGATACACTTCTAAATTATTTTTAGAAGTGTATTTTTTTATTTTAACTTTCTTAAGATTGTAATTGTCATTACAGAAAAACAAAATAATCCACCTAAAAAGTTTGAAACAGGTTCAGCCATAAATACACCTTGTACACCAAGATTATTAATTCTTGGTAACAAATAAGTTAAAGGAACAACAATTATAACTTTTCTAAATAATGAAAAGAAAATAGCATATTTCTTTTTATTTAATGATTTAAAAACGGTTTGTCCACTATACATCAAAGCTTGAAAGATAAAAGCAAAGAAATAGGTATGTAAAGATGATATAGATTTTTCTATAAGAATCTTATCATCATTAAATATTTTTATAAAAAATTCTGGAAATAATAATATAGCTCCCCAAATTATACAAGTATAAACTACTCCTAAAAAAGTAGTTATAAATATAGCCTTTTTTAAATCTTGATATTTTTTAGCCCCATAATTAAAACTTAATATAGGTGAAACTCCATCAGTTAGAGCTGAAAGAGGAGCATCTAAAATTTGGCGAATAGAATTTATAATTGTCATAATAGAAATATATAAATCACCACCAAATAATCCTAGCATATTATTACTAAAAATTTGTACTAAGCTATTAGTTCCTTGCATAATAAAGCTTACAGTACCAAGACTTATAATATCAATTATTCTTTTTTTCTCTAATTTTATAGGTTTTTTTATTTTTAATTCAGATTTATTACCCGTTAAAAATTTCAATACAAATATAGCTGATATAATTTGAGAAATAACTGTTGCTATAGCAGCTCCTTTTACTCCAAGATTAAATTTAAAAATAAAAATAGGGTCTAAAATAATATTTGAAATAGCCCCTAAA from Fusobacterium perfoetens ATCC 29250 includes these protein-coding regions:
- the mgtA gene encoding magnesium-translocating P-type ATPase, encoding MRINKNFRNTIETQNKILKKEKMKEKIFYSSSNACEELLKKFNSSIKGLDEKKVVEHRNLYGKNIVTHEKKKTLLKKVVESFVNPFTAILFFLAIVSIFTDIIVPIYQNNPEEISILTVSIILIMVFMSGALRFIQESRSGNAAEKLLAMITTTCTVIRKEEGEKEIPLDELVVGDVIHLSAGDMLPADVRILEAKDLFVSQSAITGESDPIEKISKINEEENISITDLQNIAFMGSSVISGTALALVISVGDDTLFGNIASSVSEESIETSFSKGVNSVSWVLIRFMLVMVPVVFFINGMTKGNWLEAFLFAISIAVGLTPEMLPMIVTTCLAKGAVSMSKKKTIVKNLNSIQNFGAIDILCTDKTGTLTQDKVVLEYHMDVEGKEDTRILRHAYLNSYFQTGYKNLMDLAIIEKTEEEENENPQLVDLSKEYHKIDEIPFDFTRRRLSTIVEDRKGKRQMITKGAVEEMLSVCKYVELENEVKELDEKIIKNILKTVNRFNEDGFRVIAIAQKTNIPIVETYSIDEENEMVLIGYLAFLDPPKESTTEAIKTLKEYGVKTKILTGDNEKVTRCICKQVGLEINNLLLGSDIEKMSEIELMKAVEETNVFAKLSPEQKTKIVTSLRNNGHIVGFMGDGINDASAMKAADIGISVDTAVDIAKESADIILLEKDLMVLEEGIIEGRKTYANMIKYIKMTASSNFGNMFSVLAASALLPFLPMESIHLILLNLIYDLSCGAIPWDNVDEDFIKLPKKWDASSIGNFMIWLGPTSSIFDWTTYAFMYFIFCPFFVSHGVLFNDLVNHYSGAELLQMKQNYIAMFQAGWFVESMWSQTLVIHMIRTKKIPFIQSHASGSLTFLTFTGIIILTIIPFTSFGKAIGFIPLPSSYFGYLIPCILLYMGLATSLKKAYVKHFGELL
- a CDS encoding MATE family efflux transporter codes for the protein MNTKQIDFSNGKVIENIFLAAFPMMVAQILSLMYNIVDRIYLGRIPNEGTLALAGVGLCFPIISLINAFTNLFGSGGAPLCSIERGKKNLIEAEKIMNTSFYMLIIASLVLTFLGLFLSKPLLYLFGASDTLINYALPYIKIYLLGTIFTMIALGMNPYINSQGFANIGMLTIFLGAISNIILDPIFIFKFNLGVKGAAIATVISQIISAIFVLKFLTGNKSELKIKKPIKLEKKRIIDIISLGTVSFIMQGTNSLVQIFSNNMLGLFGGDLYISIMTIINSIRQILDAPLSALTDGVSPILSFNYGAKKYQDLKKAIFITTFLGVVYTCIIWGAILLFPEFFIKIFNDDKILIEKSISSLHTYFFAFIFQALMYSGQTVFKSLNKKKYAIFFSLFRKVIIVVPLTYLLPRINNLGVQGVFMAEPVSNFLGGLFCFSVMTITILRKLK
- the sstT gene encoding serine/threonine transporter SstT is translated as MRELLKKWTSISLIKRIIVGLIIGGTLAYIAPEKLSGIVLLGDLFVGALKSIAPVLVFVLVMAAILQHQKGQKTNMKSIISLYLFGTFIASVVAVVGSFVYPVELVLKAGENSIVPPENIYGVLKGLLMNLVDNPVNALLRGNYIGILFWSITFGFFLREATENTKKVIIEISEVVLNTVKFVIEFAPFGIMGLIFNSMRTSGIASLLVYGKLIVLLLACMFFTAFVVNPIITYIMIRQNPYPLVLKCTRESGITAFFTRSSAANIPVNMDLCDRLGLDKEVYSVSIPLGATINMGGAAITISVFALSAAHTLGIQVDFFSAILLSVLSAISACGASGVAGGSLLLIPLACSLFGIPNDIAMQVVGVGFIIGVIQDSCETALNSSTDVLFTSIAEFSNWRKEGKEIAIK